One stretch of Echeneis naucrates chromosome 11, fEcheNa1.1, whole genome shotgun sequence DNA includes these proteins:
- the s100a11 gene encoding protein S100-A11: MESAICTLVTQFKAYAGKDGSASTLSKDEFHNLVKAQLPNYVKNSSDAEVIDQLMGSLDEDNDGELTFSEFWQLIGKLASKQGGFNQ, translated from the exons ATGGAAAGTGCCATCTGCACCCTTGTCACCCAGTTCAAGGCATATGCTGGAAAAGATGGGTCGGCCAGCACCCTGAGCAAAGACGAATTCCACAACCTGGTGAAAGCTCAGCTGCCCAACTACGTCAAG AACTCCAGCGATGCTGAGGTGATTGACCAGCTCATGGGCTCCCTGGATGAAGACAATGACGGAGAGTTGACTTTCTCCGAATTCTGGCAGCTGATTGGAAAACTGGCGAGCAAACAGGGCGGCTTCAATCAGTAG
- the s100u gene encoding S100 calcium binding protein U produces the protein MEAAIQTLVKVFLKSTKGKESLGKKEFQGLVKSQLSNILSDTDSKEAVNNMGQGLDANHDGKVGFEEYMKLVGYLAVSLSEQRALSKEEPAENAASGQVAQSIPDKEEEKPAANLEAKEEAKPEASEEAKAEAKPKASEEAKAEAVDSGSSLETGFSIEGKAEVKAEGEIQPEAAKEEPAAAGAAGVAAAAVEAAAPAVEVVVKEDEKVEETDKVEEAAEKLVAAVVEEAEKKTEEAAS, from the exons ATGGAGGCTGCCATTCAGACCCTGGTGAAGGTCTTCCTGAAGTCGACCAAAGGAAAGGAGAGCCTAGGAAAGAAAGAATTCCAAGGCCTCGTCAAATCCCAGCTCAGCAACATCCTGTCG GACACAGACAGCAAGGAGGCAGTCAACAACATGGGTCAGGGGTTGGACGCAAACCATGACGGCAAGGTTGGCTTTGAGGAGTACATGAAGCTGGTTGGCTATCTGGCGGTCTCACTCAGTGAGCAGCGTGCACTCTCCAAAGAAGAGCCTGCTGAGAATGCTGCATCTGGGCAAGTGGCACAAAGCATCCctgacaaagaggaggagaagccaGCGGCAAACCTGGAAGCTAAGGAGGAAGCAAAGCCAGAAGCCAGTGAAGAGGCCAAGGCCGAAGCAAAGCCAAAAGCCAGTGAAGAGGCCAAGGCCGAAGCCGTTGATTCGGGATCCTCACTAGAAACAGGCTTTTCAATTGAAGGAAAGGCAGAAGTAAAGGCGGAGGGAGAGATTCAGCCCGAGGCTGCGAAGGAGGAGccggcagcagcaggagcagcaggagtggCGGCAGCAGCGGTAGAGGCAGCAGCGCCGGCAGTGGAAGTGGTGGTGAAAGAAGACGAGAAGGTGGAGGAGACAGACAAGGTGGAGGAAGCTGCAGAGAAGCTGGTCGCAGCCGTGGTGgaagaagcagagaagaagacagaggaggcagCCTCATAG